In the genome of Flexistipes sinusarabici DSM 4947, one region contains:
- the smpB gene encoding SsrA-binding protein SmpB, translating to MKVLATNRKAYHDFEIFEKFEAGISLLGTEVKSAKNGKINLKDSHVKIRDGEAFFINCHISPYTQANIENHDPTRTRKLLLHKREINKLMGKTNEKGLTVIPLKFYLKNNLIKLEIALARGKKLHDKRETIKRKDMERDINRDLKNKYKIK from the coding sequence ATGAAAGTTTTGGCAACAAACAGAAAGGCTTATCACGATTTTGAGATTTTTGAAAAGTTTGAAGCCGGTATTTCTCTTCTGGGTACGGAAGTAAAATCGGCAAAAAACGGTAAAATTAACCTCAAAGACAGCCATGTAAAAATCAGAGATGGTGAAGCATTTTTCATAAACTGCCATATTTCCCCATACACCCAGGCAAACATTGAGAACCACGACCCGACAAGAACAAGAAAATTACTGCTCCATAAAAGAGAAATTAACAAGTTAATGGGCAAAACGAATGAAAAAGGGCTGACAGTAATTCCTTTGAAATTTTATCTGAAAAATAATCTTATAAAATTGGAAATAGCTCTGGCAAGAGGTAAGAAATTGCACGACAAGAGGGAAACGATAAAACGCAAGGACATGGAAAGAGACATCAACAGGGATCTGAAAAATAAATACAAGATAAAGTAG